GAGACAAGGAGGGCTGAGCCCCTCCTGGCGCAGTAGGTGCAAGGGCACCGGTGGTGTTGGAGTCATCATTGCCTGATGACGAGCAACGCCTTGGAGTTAGTATGCTGGAATGTAAGAGGTCTTAACAGTCCGGCCAAGAGGAAGGCGCTTAGAGGATTTGTGGAATCTACCCGCGCGGCGATTGTTTGTATTCTAGAAACTAAATTAGAGGTGGTGGACATTTATGTAATCTTGCAATGCATGGGTCCGAGCTATGATGGTTTCACTTACCTGCCGGCTTCCGACACTAGAGGAGGCATTGTCGTGGCTTGGGACACCACGAGGGTGCTTTTGACAAATTTTGTCAATGATTCTCATTGCGTCACTGAGTACGTTTCGCCCAAGGAGGGGACGCCATGGTGGTTAACTGTAGTCTATGGGCCCCAGGAGGACGAgagcaagatcaacttcctgaatGAGTTATCGGAGCATAGATCGCTAAGCCCAGGACCTTGGCTTGTTATTGGCGACTTCAATCTTATTCTACATGCGACAGACAAGAATAACGCCAACTTGGACCGGAGAATGATGGGGAAGTTCAAACGTTTTGTGGACAATAATGCTCTCAAGGAGATGTTCTTGCATGGGCGCAGATTCACATGGAGCAATGAAAGAGAGACGCCCACGCTCACTAAAATTGATCGTGCACTTGTCTCCATGGATTGGGAACTAGAACACCCGGAATGTTTGCTGCAAGCCTTATCCACCGAGTACTCGGATCACTGCCCGTTGCACCTCACGCTGCATGAGCCGAGCATGTGAGGAGGAGGTTCCGCTTCGAGAAATTCTGGGTCAAAATGGACGGTTTCTTGGATGTCGTCAAGGAGGCTTGGAAGTGCGACCCAAATATCTCAGACCCGTTCATGTGACTGGATATCTTGCTTTGAAACACGGCTAGAGCGCTCGCCACTTGGGGTCAAAAGGAGATAAGAAATATCAAGCTGCAAATTGCCATTGCAAATATAGTCATCATGAGGTTTGGCTGTGCCCAGGAAAACCGCCTTCTTACGGTAGAGGAGAGATGGCTTAGAAGAACGCTTAAACATCTGGTGTTGGGGCTGGCTTCCCTAGAGAGGACCATTGCTAGACAAAGGTCGATAATAACATGGCTACAAGAAGGCGATGCAAACACGCAACTGTTTCACTTGGTAGCAAATGGGAGGCGTATGAAGAACTATATACCTTCTTTGACCATGGATGGGCGTATCATCACTGATCAGAAAGGCAAGGAGGAGGCTTTCTACACGGCTTACAAAGACCTGTTAGGCAAGGATGAGGCTCGTGAATTCACACTAGATTTGGAGAGACTGTGAATTGAGCCTCTGGACCTCTCGGAGCAGGATGTGGTGTTCACGGAAGAGGAGATATGGGCAGTTGTCAAGGACCTACCCTCGGACAAGGCTCCAGGACCGGATGGGTTCATAGGGTTGTTTTTTCAGAAAGCTTGGGAGGTGATCAAGGGAGATCTGGTAGCGGCGATTCCCAAGCTCTTTCTTGGAAATGGAAGGGGATTCGGTAGACTAAACCAAACTTTGATCACTCTCTTGCCGAAGTCTCCGGAAGCATGTTCAGTTTTTGACTTTCGACCTATCTGTCTCCTGCATAGCATGCCCAAGATTGCATCAAAACTCCTGACTGCTAGGCTCATGCCACGTATGGGGGAACTTGTTCAAGTGAACCAGTCCGCTTTCATTAAGGGGGGATGCCTACATGATAACTTTCTGTTGGTGAGGCAAATGGCACGCTCGTTGCATCGTAGGAAAGCAAAAGGAGTATTGCTGAAGCTCGACATAACTAAAGCCTTCGACTCCCTGGCGTGGACCTTCCTGTTTGAAGTTTTGAGAGCTAAAGGATTCTCGGAGCGCTGGATATCTTGGATAGCAACACTGCTTACCACTGCCAGCTCAAGAGTGATTGTAAATGGATGTGCAAGAGACAAGTTCATGCACGCAAAAGGTCTGAGGCAAGGGGACTCGATCTCCCTTTTGCTATTCGTTATTTCCATGGACGTTCTTACGGCTATCGTTGTCAAGGCACGTGAGGATAGGGTTCTGAGCACCATTAATGGATGTAGCCCGATGCAGCGCCTATCGTTGTACACGGATGATGTGGTGCTCTTCATCAAACCAACTTGGCCAGACCTTCTGTTTGTTAAGGAAACTCTCACCATCTTCGGAGTGGCATCTGGTCTTAAAGTAAACTTTGCCAAATCCGCGGCAATTATGATCCAGACAGAGACGGAGGATGAGGAGCTCGTAAAGTCGGCCCTTCCATGGAAGATTGCCACCTTCCCATGCAAATACCTTGGGCTATAGCTTAGCATAAGACAGCTTAAAAGATCTGAGTGGCAGCCGGTTGTTGATGCGGCCCTACATATTTTGCCAGGATGGCAAAGGAGCTTGGTGACTAGACCTGGGAGACTTATCCTCGTCAACCAAGTCATGAGGGCGCGGGCCACTCATCATCTCATGATTGCGGAGGCGCCTAAATGGGCGCTAGAAAGAGTGGAGAAAGGCTGTCGGGCATTTTTTTGGGCCGGGACGGAGGAAGTGAGCGGTGGCAAATGTGTGGTGTCTTGGGCCAAGGTGTGTAGGCCAAAACACATGGGAGGATTGGGCGTCATTGACTTATATAGACATGGTCTGGCCCTAAGATTAAGATGGGAATGGCTCCGACGGACGGATGCGTCCAAACCTTGGCAAGGGCTCAACTTGACGGCGGACAAAAAAGTAGACCAAGCCTTTGGGGGTCTAGTCAAATGGAAGGTGGGCTCGGGAGACAAAATCTTATTTTGGAAAGACCGGTGGTTGCAGGGTGCAACTCTCGGAGAGTTGCACCCTTGGTAGTGGCTACGGTTCGCACTCAAGTGGCCAACAGGAGACTGGTATGTGATGCGCTGGGCATGCATGCGTGGACGAACGACGTCGTGGGTAACCTATGCACGGAAGGTTTGACCCAGTTCATCGGACTGGGAGATCATCTCGGAGGTTCAATTGGAGGAACAGATGGAGGACCGTCCCATTTGGGCTTGGAACGAGTCAGGAGTTTACCCAGCATCGTCCGCATACAAGATGCTTTGTGAGGGAGGAGTGACATTTCACTCATTCGGAGCCATCTGGAAATGTTGGGCTCCACTGGCGTGTAAGATCTTCATGTGGTTGGCAGTACAATACCGGTTGTGGACGTCGGATAGAAGGACGAGACATGGGTTGCAAGACCAAACAGCTAGATGCTACCTATGTGACCAGGAGGAGGACACGGTGGACCACATTTTGCAGCAGTGCGTGTTCTCGCGACAAGTGTGGTTTCGTTGCTTTGCCAGAATGGGTTTGAGGATCAAACTTTGCCCGGCAAATGACTCTAGGTTGGTGCAATGGTGGACGGAAGCTAGGAAACAGATTCACGAGCAAACTCGGAAAGGGTTTGACACGTTCGTGATGCTAATCTGCTGGACACTTTGGAAATAGAGAAACGCGAGGGTCTTCGGCTCAGGACAAGTTAAGAATGAGGGTGATGCGGTGGACATGATCTTCGACGACTTGAGGGCTTGGGCCACGGCAGGAGCGTTTGAAGGACAACTAGCATCCGAGTAGTCGAGTAGCGTGTAGGAGTAGGGTGGAGGCTTGGTTAGGGTCGGCTTGTGACACCTAACTAGAAAAATTGTAATCTCTTGTACATATTATTCTCTCTTCTATAAAGCTAAGGTACGCCATTGGCGTACCCTCGAAAAAAAACTATGCACTCATATTATTcatgttcttcttcttcctcttgcttcTCCACCCACTACCAGCATCTCTAATCCAATAGGCGAGTTTCAAACGTCACATGAGCGTACCCTTGAGTAGCTTGTAGTGTAGCATTAGATAAAAGCCCTGACCCGGGGACATTCTTAGATTGTTATGCACCAAGAATAGAGGGACACAACTTCCTTTCTTTCCTCTCTCAGTATTGTAACCAACATGTCCACAAGGTGTCTTTTCATAATAGAAATTAGAATGACTGATTCTTAGTCATTTTACTTGTAAACGAGCAGAATTCTGGTGGAAGCGGAAGACATCGcagaagatgaaggccaccgcaTTGGCCGACCAGATGAGGCTGTAACTTCAGATCATGAGTATTAGTTTTCTGGTAGTTTGACCTTGGGCCTGAGCTTGACCAAGCTCCATCCAAAGACTGTAACTTCATATCCTGAATATTAGTTTTCCCGTAGTTTGACCTTGGGCCTGAGCTTGACCAAGCTCCAACCAGCGCCGGATGTTTAACCCGTCACTCGACACACTCGAGTGTGTCCTCCCTAGCAACCTCCACGAGGCCATTGTTCGCCCGGCGCTGCCTGCTGGAGCTCCTTGCCGGAGAGCGCCATGATGAAAAAAATCATTTATTGTAGATACTGAATATTTCACATCTGAAGAAACTCCTTTGGTACTTGCTTGTACACAATGTCTAATGTTtctggtacagaagaagaccTGCAAGCATAAATGCCAACACCGTCGATCCACCTTTCTCACAGTGCATTAGCAGATTATTTTCCTTCCTATCACTCAGCCTGGCGAAGTTGATGATGATGCAAATCTTACGTATTGGCAGGGGTAGTGTTTGACTAATTTTGTAGAAAATTTCCTGTAGATATCTTTAGTGGTATATTTTGCTCTGCTATTTTTCGCTAAGTAGAACTAAAGAAACAAAATTAAAGGTGAAGAAATGAGAAGTTGAGCAACTATAAATGCATGGACAGACTCACTCAATATTAAAAAGACCAGTCAGGCTATGTTTTTAGCAGAAAATAGAGCCCTTGTGTATTAAATTTCAACAGTGTTACCACATGACACAAGTGGTAAGCAATTcaaactattaaaaaaaatcAACAGTGTTACAATAATTCACTATTACATGTTGAACACACGGTGGCACTTCTCCAAGCAAGACGAAGCCAAatcaccagaagaacatgcttcATTTCTGAAGAATTGCATGCCTAGATGTTTGGCGTAGAATTTAGCGACCATTTTTCCTGTAATGTTGTATTTTGTGTGGGCTGataaaatattagtgcatgttgCACATAAGAAGACGACATATAATGCAGTTTTTTTTACTGAAGGCTAAAGCACGTGTAAATTTTCAACTCACATTTTCTGAATGTGTGCTTGTACCTCTTACAGCTAGTGGTTAAATGGAAACATATAACTACTGGGTCATTTGATTAGCTACTGCCATGTGAGAATACTGCCATGCTGTAAAGCCAAACTCAACATAGCTAATATCCACAGCACCATGGTTAGATTATACTCATCCAGTCAAAGTAAGACGCGACCAGCTTAAACAAAATAGGTACAGACTTTTGTGAAACAAGTAGATCAGGTACAACTGAAGAGATGGTACAGTATAAAGTTAAACGAGAACATAAAACAGATACTATTTACCTCCACTCAAAAGAGTAAGTGCATTCATCAAGCTGTGGCACACCAGTATGCTACAAGTGTAAACAGGTGCCAAGTCAGCTTTTAACGAGTAATAAACATGCCGATACACTCAAACTTAAGTATCACAAAGCAAACAACTCTTATACTCGACAAGATAGCTTCAGATATGTTGCACCACATCTAAAAGAAACAAAAACAATTTCCAGCCAAAAATGAAAAACGAAAATAGGATTTTTAAAACAGAATATATGCAGTATAAAATATTGCTCAGGTAAAGGAATACGTGTAGTACCAACCTGAACTGATTTTTTTTTAGTGCTACGCAATGCAACATCCACTTTCTTCTTATTTCTCGTGGctacaaaaaataaaataaaacaaagcTGATTATTCAACTCTAGTCTTGGTCTATTTGCACTAAATTGAAGGGTTTAAGAGTATTGCTAAAAATGTTAATATACTAACAACACAAATCCAAAACAATGTCCACGTAGAACTAAATCAGCATTAGGATTGTCAAAATTCAGGCATCTTCAATAAATACAGGGCAGAAGCCTATTTATAATGAACGTGGAAATATATAAGTGCATTTCATTTCTGACCTGATCTTTCCAAATTGTACACTAATGCGCTTATGGAAAAATACCACAACCTGAATAAATCATGTGGCTACAACTTGACATCATCTATCAACATAGCATGTGTACTATAAATACCATCTGCAACTGGTTCGGTGTCTGGATAGTGGAGATTTCTCAGATATGTCAAtctattattattttttattacTGGAGGTTCCAAGGAATGCGCAAGCTTGCTGCCATCATACACTGCAAAAATAATTGAATTTGTCACTACCTTATATTCTACTCCTAATAGGCATGCACAACAGTGACAGAAACATTTTCTCACAGAAACCAGTAACATGAACCTTTGATGTTTGCAAGAAACCAAATACCGGTATATCTAAAAACAGATATAATTGGGGAGTCAATGTGAAAAGTTGCATTAGAAAACAAACAACGTTATCTTTTTATTGAAGGTTATTTTACACTATTTTTATTGAGGGTTATACATAGAGGATCTGTTGCAGAAATGCTAACACATGAATGGAGAACTAACATTTCATTACTCCAAGACGCCCCGTTGCATCTGAATCACATGGGCAGTAATAAATATGAGCTATGAATGTCAACTTGTTTCAATCCATGGTAAGGATCAAATATCAAAGGTTTGTGTTACTGGTGATGATGCACTTACAAATAAATACCATCTGAAAACTCCATGGTAAGTAAGGATGCACCTACTTCGCTGGCTGATAAGAGTGCTAAGATATAGCTACATTGAGATGACTTTCCATAATTTTGTAGTGAATTCATTTAGCCTGGAGCTCAGGAAAAATTCAGTTCATGGAATTATAAGGATGCTTCTGGTTTATCACGAGAAGATAAAACCGACATGAAACTGATTTCCGTTCttaaataattaaaatcaagaCTCCCATATTGTAGCAAATTACCATGCTCcaagagaaaaaaaaaagaaactcGAAAGCAACTGAAATCAGAAAGTAACTACACATATTGTTCCACTAtcttgtttgaaattcattgcccAAGCTTACCTCTAATGGTCGATTTTCCCCGTCTTTTTCTTCTGGTCCACTTCATTGATTTTTGATTGGTTTCATTTCATCAGATCCACTTGAGTAGACAAATCAATAACTTTGGAGATCAAAACGCAATGTCCAGTCTTCAAACATAGTGAGTTCATCTAGGAATTAACACAAACATACAGAGTTCAAACAGATGAGACTTAAATAACAGGCATGGATATTAAGGGAGCCATACAAGGGGTGCCAAGAAGAGATGACCAGACTTAACCTAGACATTATGGGCATGAAATAGAAAACAACGAGGACCAATGCAATAAAACAAGGAAAACAACTTGCAACTCAAAATCATCCGGATTTATGCACAGTTCAGCCTAGCAAACCCATAACTGACAGAAAATAGTCAAATCTTTGATTGCTGACACAAAGTGTGCTGTGCATCGATGCAATGTTGCATGAAGGTGTCTTGTCGCTGTTGTTGACCATGATGTCTTCTACCCGGCCGGAGACGTCGAGCACTTGGCGCTTGATGTGACCACTGCATCATCCATCCTCTCTGATCCATGGACACATAAACAAGTCGCCATAAGCACAAGTCAGTTTGTTGAGACAACATGAACAAATAAAAGTAGAGGATAACAGTTAGGAACAGTACCAGGTTTCGGATAATCACTGTCGATGAGGAAGCAGAAAACCATTGCACTGAACCCGTATGCATTGTAAAAGCTCCACACAAACATTCTCTAGGCTACATGCTACTCCTCTCTTTCACAAAAACAATAAAAGTAACAACAAGAATCAGGTGAGGGAATATAATAGTACCACTAACAATTATCAGAGGGGCTAACAGAGTTCAGAATCAGAATCATGACAATTACGGCAAGATTTCTCTAGTACTGCACAAAGATTATGGATGTAAAATATCCAGATCTCCTACAAACCCCAAATCTTTACACACTCGTCTTATGTTCCTCTTAAGATCCAAATTGAATGTTTGTTTATGTAGTGTACGTAGTTGCAGCGAACTTTCTATGTTCCAGTGCAGAAGACATCAAGCTGAGAAAGACCTGAAATTATGGTAATGTGATATCATTCCAAAGAATTCTGTATATCGCTTCCTCTATGAAAACCAACAAAAATACTCTCAAACATGTGGTGAAATTTGATTCAAGAAATGGACAAAATCTAATGTGATTTCAATATCGTTGAAGCACAAAGTCGCTTTCATATTCCAGTTTTTTTTCCTATAGAGATTGTGTAAAAATAAATTCTTATAGATTGAAGGTGGATTTTCATAGAAATGACAAACCAGAATAAAGTATGTATTTTCTATTCAACAGCAAGTACAGTTCTCTGTAATAACAAGCATAAATGGTCTGAACTGAGTTAAGTAAACAACAAAAAATTGCCTAGTATAGTACAGTGGATGATCATGTCAAATCATCACACTATGAAAATTGTTTGAGCATGGGATTTTAGTTTCAACTTTTTCCTCATAGTGAAAGAACGGAGAGCCAATAGGCCGTAATTGCAATACAAAAACAAAGAAATAGGAAGACAAACTTTACAAAATGCAACATTAGCTAGAGAGGAATTCTAATAAATAATAACACCATGGTCTGATAGTCTCACAGTGCAGAAGACAAATGTTGAATTTGCTTTCAATTCATATCCGAAACTCACAAAGTAAGAACTAAGTATTTCAGGCGACGGATGTGGTGACGTACCAGAGAACTGTAAGAGTATGGAGGAAAGCGAAAGATAGGAGGCCATCCACCGTGGTTTTCCTTAGTCTGTCACCGTGATACGCAGGACGCTAATAGCATCACCAACTGAGGCTGGCCCCGCCTGCCGGTGCCGATTCATGGCAGTACACTATCACCCGCACTTGGCTCGCAGCCCCCGGATAGACTCCACACACACCTCTGCTGCTGGTCAACGAGGAGTCAGACACAAGAAAATTCTGTGAACTCTTCTCTTCCACTTTTAACCATTCCAATTGAATCTAGGCCATTTCATGTACAAAGAGAGCCAGTAAACCAAGTCTGAATTGAGTTGAAGTCTGAAGTCTGAACCAAAATATGCACCAGAAAGGCTGCAAGCAATAAGACCGACCTAAAACATTTTCCCCAATCTGGATGAACAGGTGGAGGGAGACAAGATGGCTGAGGGGAAGATGGGCAGCGAAAGAAGATGCTGGCGGCGGAGATTCGACTCAACTGGATTGACAGCGGCAGCTCTGCTTGAGGGGAGAAAAGGGAAGAAACACGATGCCAGTTGCGACTCGTGATGCGTATGTGCTCCCTTCACCTCCCGCTTCTTCATCTAGATTGGTGGCGGGCGGCGTgtgagctccggcgagctcgtcCGCAGGCGCGGTGCCCACGGTGATGGCGGAGTTCGGCGGCGGCGGAACCCGACGGTGTTCAAGTGGGGCGGCGAGCCCCGGGGTGGGCGTTGAAGAGCGCCGACGATTCGTCCTCCGGCGAAGGAGGTCGGACCGGTGGCGAACGAGGGAGCTCTGACCAGCaaacgacggcggcggcggtgggttGTGTGCCTCGAGCCCTCGATTGGATCTCATGAGAGACAGAGAGAGCAAAAAAGGTAAGAGAGATACGACATAGGTTTCAATGTGTGTGTTTTTTTAATCTTTTTCACCGGTTTTTTTGCTATGACGACGCAAGACAGAAAAATGGGTGGAGGAGGTTAGATCGGTTAGGCGGGAGGCTAACGAGACCAAACGACAACGTACTCCTCCTTTTATTAGGGTATAAATAAGATAGCCTTTGAGGTAATTTAAATTTATAACCATATAATTATCATATTGGAAATTTCCTGAGTTATGGCCTTACCATACCTGGATTGATAGCCTTTGGGGTAATTTAAATTTATTACCATATAATTAACATATTAGAAATTTCCTGAGTTATGACCTTACCTTACCTGGATTGATTTATTACTATAATTATCATATTTGAGATTTCTGAGTTTATAGCCTTACCATACGTGGATTAATTGTGATTGATTACCATAAATATGTTGGGTATTGCCGGCCAGACGAGAAAAGAGGAAAACCGGTGGGAGGGGGTGGTGGGAGGTGGGACGAAGTAAAACCAGACAAAAATAAACCGTGGAGACTATTCACCAACtcagacattaggagtagagatatacCTCCAGTGAACAAGGTAGTCAGAAACCCGACCCGACTGTTAGAATCCTACGACTTCACGACCCTACGGAAGCATGTAGATCCAAATCACACTATGAATCCGCATCAAGTAGAATCCATGTTGAGTCGCGATCCAAATCATAGAATCCTGTCCAAAATTGTACAATCCCGACTATGCTACGGACTATGTATGATTCTACTAATTTATCTAAGCCGTTTGTTTAGTTGTAGCAGAATAGTATGCCATCATCCAAATCCCTTTTCATATACCTCATGGACCTTTATTCCCCTCCCAAGCCCAAACGCTCGGCCACTGACACCTTTGGTCTAGCTCTCAGAAACCCTAGATTCAAATTTAGGATCAGGCTTGTCGACAGATGGAATTGGGGTGAAAAGGAGGATGTTTCAAGATTGATCAGAGAAGGAGAGCAAGACCCTTCAAGGTTTAGCACTGCGGGTCAGATAGACAAGCGATCGACTATTCACGCACTCTAAAAAGAACCTAAGTAAATTTAGTGCATTGATGGTTTAAATGTTCTATATATTTCCCTCTCATATATGTTCCATACATGCGAGATAGATGGTAGGTTAGCCATAAACAGAAGTGGAATACAACTAGCTTTTATGTGTACGTTCTTTGCTCCTTATTTAGTGTCAAAACTCTATAGAACCCATATAAATTTCTTGTGCACATACAAAATATCGTATTTGAGTAACTAGTAGAATCCTCTATTCCACGACTCGATCTTATGACTCGATTCTGTCTTAGGATAATCGATCCGACTCCGAATCCCGACTCTGACTACCTCGCCAGTGAAGACGACTCCGAATGTGAATCCAACCCCAGCTATAAAACTCTTGCTAAAATTTCAACTTAGCAACAAACTGCTACGGAAAAGATTCAAAAAATGCTACACAAAAGCAATGACATGTTGGACGAGGAAATGAATCGAACTCAGTCCTTAATCGAATACATAAAAATCTTCAAGTTAAGTACGAGGACCTTTAAAGTCGTCATGAAACTCTCTCAGCtaatcatgagaagctttcctatgattatctttaAAGGAAGCAAGATCTAGAGAAACTAAGAATGTcttatgaagatcttcaaaaagaaaaCGATTCAGTACTCACCCAACAGATCAGTTCCATACCGGAATAATTTGTGCCACCTTGCTTAAAATGTATTGAGTGTGACAATGCTATTTCTATTGCTG
This genomic window from Aegilops tauschii subsp. strangulata cultivar AL8/78 chromosome 4, Aet v6.0, whole genome shotgun sequence contains:
- the LOC109754675 gene encoding uncharacterized protein; the encoded protein is MKWTRRKRRGKSTIRVYDGSKLAHSLEPPVIKNNNRLTYLRNLHYPDTEPVADATRNKKKVDVALRSTKKKSVQHTGVPQLDECTYSFEWRSSSVPETLDIVYKQVPKEFLQM